The following coding sequences are from one Leptolyngbya sp. NIES-3755 window:
- a CDS encoding glycosyl transferase, WecB/TagA/CpsF family (similar to AA sequence:cyanobase_aa:LBDG_26520), producing MRQVHLLNIGIHNLTMIELLEKLRLGGTVFTPNVDHLMKLQHDPDFYRAYQGVDFKVCDSRVLVYASYFLGTPVQEKISGSDLFPAFYTYYRNDPSVKIFLLGSAPGIADAAQSRINAKVGREIVVAAHSPSFGFEKNAAECEAIVEMINRSGATVLAIGVGAPKQELWITQHKDQLPNVTTFLAIGATIDFEAGIVQRAPRWMSEVGLEWLYRMICEPKRLWKRYLVHDLPFFWLILQQRFRAYRNPWIGEPAQTQPKKSRSLMKTI from the coding sequence ATGAGACAGGTTCACCTTCTTAACATTGGAATTCACAACCTTACGATGATCGAGCTACTTGAAAAGCTGAGACTCGGAGGAACCGTTTTTACGCCCAACGTGGATCACTTGATGAAGTTGCAGCACGACCCTGACTTTTACAGGGCATATCAGGGTGTGGATTTCAAGGTCTGTGATAGTCGGGTGTTAGTCTATGCTTCGTATTTTTTAGGAACTCCGGTTCAAGAAAAAATTTCTGGATCTGATCTATTTCCAGCGTTCTATACGTACTACCGCAACGACCCCAGCGTAAAAATCTTTTTATTAGGATCTGCCCCCGGAATTGCAGATGCAGCCCAGAGCCGGATCAACGCTAAAGTCGGACGCGAAATCGTCGTCGCTGCTCACTCTCCCTCCTTCGGCTTTGAGAAGAACGCAGCAGAGTGTGAAGCGATCGTCGAAATGATTAACCGCTCTGGAGCGACCGTTCTCGCGATCGGAGTCGGCGCACCCAAGCAAGAACTCTGGATTACTCAGCACAAAGACCAGTTACCGAACGTCACAACCTTTCTGGCGATCGGGGCGACGATCGATTTTGAAGCGGGAATTGTCCAACGTGCCCCCCGCTGGATGAGCGAAGTCGGACTAGAGTGGCTGTACCGAATGATCTGTGAACCAAAACGGCTTTGGAAACGCTATCTCGTCCACGATCTGCCTTTCTTCTGGCTGATTTTGCAGCAGCGATTTCGCGCCTATCGCAATCCTTGGATCGGCGAACCTGCACAGACCCAGCCAAAAAAGTCACGATCGCTGATGAAAACAATCTAG
- a CDS encoding capsular exopolysaccharide family protein (similar to AA sequence:cyanobase_aa:LBDG_26510): protein MTSMNIETKRYSEDFDLQSYWLVLKRRWLVAAGVFAATVGLAGLATSLQRPNYEATGRVLVQSNRTTSLTGVGERVGTLEALRREGNPLDTQAAVVTSYPILQRVIDTLQLKNSQGRPMEPEELSRQVKVEAVPTTDILELKYADDDPEMAANVINQIVKAYIDSNLKTNQEEANKAGRFIDSQIPPAEEALNKASEDLRNFRAQNGIVDLERESAANINSAAVLQDQLSQARAQLADVGRQERAVADQLGLELGQAIDLASLSQSAGVQDVLAQLQSVESRLVTEQARFKDTTPQIQTLKQQRDDLNALLQTRVSDAVGANVSVAPGALQVGDIKRNLAAALSTLQSQRIGLEGRISTLAGLLANYRSRAAQTPALIQQEGELQRRQEIALTAYQNLNARKQEIEVAKNQQVGNARVLQSAMVPTRPAGRMRLILLAAGAMVGLLLGIAAAFLVDSIDKSLKTVKDAEAQYGYTLLGLVPRFETSDTPTILSPGADDISPRVIAMTSPRSMIHEAYQMLQANLKFMSLDKKVKTIVISSAVPREGKSEVAANLAATMAQSGRKVLLVDADMRNPSQHHLWGLVNSVGLSNVVVDQSELRQAVKPITSNLSVLTAGVMPPNPLSILDSEAMTVFLETVSKDYDYIVFDTPPLAGTADAAVLGKMADGVLIAVRPGVADAASVAAAKSLLARSEPNILGLVANGVNVRYEPDSYFYYTNREQVSDRGERGERTRSLLTK from the coding sequence ATGACAAGCATGAACATTGAGACAAAACGCTACTCTGAAGATTTCGATCTTCAAAGCTATTGGCTCGTCCTGAAACGTCGCTGGCTCGTTGCTGCGGGTGTCTTTGCCGCAACTGTTGGACTCGCTGGACTTGCCACTTCCCTCCAACGCCCCAACTACGAAGCGACCGGACGAGTGCTCGTTCAATCCAACCGCACCACGTCGCTGACCGGAGTTGGAGAACGGGTTGGAACCCTTGAAGCCTTAAGACGTGAAGGCAACCCGCTCGATACCCAAGCAGCGGTAGTGACTTCCTACCCGATTTTGCAGCGCGTGATTGATACGCTGCAACTGAAGAACAGCCAAGGGCGACCGATGGAGCCAGAAGAGTTAAGCCGCCAAGTCAAAGTTGAAGCGGTTCCCACGACAGACATTCTGGAACTCAAGTACGCAGACGATGATCCAGAAATGGCAGCAAACGTGATCAATCAGATCGTCAAAGCGTACATTGACAGCAACCTGAAGACCAACCAAGAAGAAGCGAACAAAGCAGGACGCTTCATCGACAGCCAAATTCCACCCGCAGAAGAAGCGCTCAATAAAGCTTCTGAGGATCTGCGGAACTTCCGGGCACAGAATGGCATTGTTGATCTAGAGCGGGAATCAGCAGCGAACATCAACTCAGCCGCTGTTCTACAAGACCAGTTGAGTCAAGCTCGTGCACAACTGGCAGATGTCGGTCGTCAAGAAAGAGCCGTTGCAGACCAGCTAGGACTTGAACTCGGACAAGCGATCGATTTGGCATCCTTGAGCCAATCCGCAGGTGTTCAAGATGTACTCGCCCAACTGCAATCGGTTGAATCTCGGTTAGTTACGGAGCAAGCTCGATTCAAGGATACGACTCCACAAATTCAAACGCTGAAGCAGCAGCGCGATGACCTGAATGCTCTATTGCAAACGCGAGTCAGTGATGCGGTCGGTGCAAATGTCTCGGTTGCGCCTGGAGCACTGCAAGTTGGCGATATCAAGCGAAACCTGGCAGCAGCATTATCCACCCTGCAATCTCAGCGTATCGGTCTCGAAGGTCGGATTTCTACACTTGCTGGACTGCTCGCGAACTATCGGAGTCGGGCGGCTCAAACTCCAGCCCTGATTCAACAAGAAGGCGAACTGCAACGCAGACAGGAAATTGCGCTCACCGCTTATCAAAACCTCAATGCTCGGAAACAAGAGATTGAAGTGGCGAAGAATCAGCAAGTAGGTAACGCACGAGTTCTTCAAAGCGCAATGGTTCCAACACGTCCTGCCGGTCGGATGCGGTTGATTCTTCTGGCAGCGGGAGCGATGGTTGGATTGCTCTTGGGAATTGCAGCAGCGTTCTTAGTGGATTCGATCGACAAATCGCTCAAGACGGTCAAAGATGCCGAAGCTCAATATGGCTACACGCTGTTGGGCTTAGTCCCACGGTTTGAGACCAGCGACACACCCACAATTTTGTCTCCCGGTGCGGATGATATTTCGCCACGGGTGATTGCGATGACCTCACCGCGATCGATGATTCATGAAGCCTATCAGATGCTTCAAGCTAATCTGAAGTTTATGAGCCTCGATAAGAAGGTCAAAACGATCGTCATCAGTAGCGCCGTTCCACGCGAAGGCAAGTCTGAAGTCGCTGCAAACCTGGCGGCAACCATGGCACAATCTGGTCGGAAAGTGCTGCTGGTCGATGCTGATATGCGGAATCCGTCACAGCATCACCTTTGGGGACTGGTCAACTCGGTAGGTTTGAGTAACGTAGTCGTCGATCAAAGCGAACTGCGTCAAGCTGTGAAACCGATTACGAGCAACCTCTCAGTGCTGACCGCAGGCGTGATGCCACCGAACCCGCTATCGATTCTGGATTCGGAAGCGATGACCGTCTTCCTGGAAACCGTGTCAAAAGATTACGATTACATTGTGTTTGACACACCGCCGCTGGCAGGAACCGCAGATGCGGCAGTGTTGGGCAAAATGGCAGATGGAGTCTTGATTGCGGTTCGTCCGGGTGTGGCGGATGCAGCCAGTGTCGCAGCGGCAAAATCACTGCTCGCTCGTTCAGAGCCGAACATCCTTGGACTCGTGGCAAATGGTGTGAATGTGCGGTATGAACCGGACAGCTACTTCTACTACACCAATCGTGAACAGGTTTCAGATCGGGGTGAACGTGGCGAACGGACTCGATCGCTGTTGACGAAATAG
- a CDS encoding hypothetical protein (hypothetical protein L8106_03107;~similar to AA sequence:cyanobase_aa:LBDG_26500), whose product MIGLIGVLLGWSVWTGVETSFALSSNGLKSYRATRAGERVAVLIPAHNEETGLGITLSDVKTQLKFGDRLIVVADNCTDATADIARQHGAIVLEREDLTHRGKGYALDYGLRYLADEPPDVVIVIDADCRVEKDAIAILTETAIGQNRPAQATYLMKKPAQPRAKDSVSAFAFTMKNLVRPLGLWRLGLPCLLTGTGMAFPWTAIQAVNFASGHLVEDMKLSVDLTIAGYPPVYCPAARVIGTLPRQSSATQSQRTRWEHGHLQSILVYVPALIKAAIEKFNLAAIVLAIELSVPPLSLFVMSWIGVSTIAILWGILSGFWMAGILAIVAGVFLFSTVLAAWSKFGREDLPLRELLAIPLYILWKIPVYLQFLIRPQRAWIRTARD is encoded by the coding sequence TTGATCGGACTGATCGGAGTTCTTCTTGGATGGAGTGTTTGGACTGGAGTAGAAACGAGTTTTGCGCTGAGTTCTAATGGATTAAAGTCTTACCGTGCGACTAGAGCAGGGGAACGAGTGGCAGTCCTAATTCCGGCTCATAATGAGGAAACTGGACTTGGAATTACGTTGTCAGATGTGAAGACGCAGTTGAAATTCGGCGATCGCTTAATTGTTGTCGCGGATAATTGTACGGATGCAACGGCGGACATTGCTCGACAGCATGGTGCGATCGTTCTAGAGCGCGAGGATTTGACGCATCGAGGGAAAGGATACGCTTTAGATTACGGCTTGCGATATTTAGCAGATGAGCCGCCTGATGTGGTGATTGTGATTGATGCGGATTGTCGAGTGGAGAAAGATGCGATCGCGATTTTGACTGAAACAGCGATCGGGCAGAATCGACCCGCCCAAGCGACTTATTTAATGAAGAAACCTGCCCAACCCAGAGCGAAAGATTCCGTTTCGGCATTTGCGTTCACGATGAAGAACTTGGTGCGACCGTTGGGACTTTGGCGATTGGGACTGCCTTGTTTATTAACTGGGACAGGCATGGCATTTCCTTGGACAGCGATTCAAGCGGTGAATTTTGCCAGCGGGCATTTGGTTGAGGATATGAAGCTGAGCGTGGATTTGACGATCGCTGGATATCCACCTGTTTACTGTCCGGCAGCGCGTGTGATTGGAACCCTGCCGCGACAAAGTAGTGCCACTCAGAGTCAGCGAACTCGCTGGGAACATGGGCATTTACAGTCGATTTTGGTGTACGTGCCTGCTCTGATTAAAGCTGCGATCGAGAAATTCAATCTTGCCGCGATCGTACTGGCGATCGAATTGAGTGTGCCGCCGCTGTCTTTATTTGTGATGAGTTGGATCGGAGTCAGCACGATCGCAATTCTTTGGGGAATTTTGAGCGGATTCTGGATGGCGGGAATTTTAGCGATCGTTGCTGGAGTGTTTTTATTTTCAACAGTTCTTGCAGCTTGGAGTAAGTTCGGGCGTGAAGATCTACCTTTGAGAGAATTGCTAGCGATTCCACTTTATATATTGTGGAAAATTCCGGTTTATTTGCAGTTCTTGATTCGTCCACAGCGGGCTTGGATTCGGACAGCACGAGATTAA
- a CDS encoding hypothetical protein (protein of unknown function DUF1400;~similar to AA sequence:cyanobase_aa:LBDG_26490), which produces MSHLVLIESFTGIFTVKQDISWKTIGCGFLTGVAFALSGASPSVAAERLNLRLGPFEQSIAVSDLEQFAKTGNVPPALQLYSAVLTPELRRALTSRLQLDPNLGTQIVEDLLKSPSGQQVLNSIRQAAPGLSLETLQAGFWLAARQANGLDAIAVIRAIPQDTVTIDVTQAVGIASQLNFSYWKTQGIRSLLERSLSSGNSTFRASFDPSIAGSQTVQESFYSFYDAQRDRRLPVDFYWSATTKPDAPLVVLVPGFEANRKFLAYLARHLASHGVTVAAIEHPFVARNGTLSSLNPDRLIPANEFVDRPKDISFLLDRFEQLNQQPGALQGKLNARKVSVIGHSLGGFEALALAGAELRFDELREFCRTSGLLDRVPADWLQCAAIEQPKNRLSLRDTRVVQAIALNPAIGQIFGQSGLRSVATPTLILTSTDDTLAPAFSQQLQPFLQLPTPKYLLTAIGTTHLSVSDPGNFTGAIAQGTLVKERRGAEVEPLRRLLQGVSLAFIQQTTSEAKTYQPFLTPEYARSLSKPDLPLRLNTELPENLTRWLSLASMF; this is translated from the coding sequence ATGTCGCACCTCGTTTTGATTGAGAGTTTTACGGGAATTTTTACGGTGAAGCAAGATATTTCTTGGAAAACGATCGGCTGTGGATTTTTGACTGGAGTAGCGTTTGCTCTTTCAGGAGCATCTCCGAGTGTCGCGGCTGAACGATTAAATTTGCGGCTTGGACCGTTTGAACAATCGATCGCGGTTTCGGATTTAGAACAATTTGCCAAAACGGGGAATGTTCCTCCTGCACTTCAACTGTATTCGGCAGTATTGACTCCAGAATTGCGACGGGCATTGACGAGCCGGTTACAGCTTGATCCGAATTTGGGAACGCAGATTGTTGAGGATTTGTTGAAATCGCCATCGGGTCAACAGGTCTTGAATTCGATTCGACAAGCCGCACCGGGCTTGAGTTTGGAAACGTTGCAGGCAGGATTCTGGTTAGCAGCACGGCAAGCAAACGGGCTGGATGCGATCGCGGTGATTCGAGCAATTCCTCAAGATACGGTGACGATCGATGTCACGCAAGCGGTCGGAATTGCCTCACAATTGAATTTTTCGTATTGGAAAACGCAAGGAATTCGATCGCTGTTAGAGCGCAGTTTGAGTTCAGGAAATTCCACGTTTCGAGCTTCGTTTGATCCGTCGATCGCAGGATCACAGACCGTTCAAGAATCGTTCTATTCGTTCTATGATGCTCAGCGCGATCGACGATTGCCTGTCGATTTTTACTGGAGTGCGACGACTAAACCAGATGCACCTTTAGTCGTGCTAGTTCCTGGATTTGAGGCGAATCGGAAATTTCTGGCTTATTTAGCGCGACACCTCGCCTCGCATGGAGTGACGGTCGCCGCGATCGAGCATCCTTTTGTCGCTCGAAATGGAACGCTATCGTCTTTGAATCCAGATCGATTGATTCCAGCGAATGAGTTTGTCGATCGACCAAAAGACATTAGTTTTTTGCTGGATCGATTTGAGCAGTTAAATCAACAGCCTGGTGCTCTTCAAGGCAAGCTTAATGCTCGAAAAGTCTCAGTGATTGGACATTCTCTCGGTGGGTTTGAAGCGTTGGCACTGGCGGGCGCAGAACTTCGATTTGATGAACTGCGGGAGTTTTGTCGAACCAGTGGATTGCTCGATCGAGTTCCAGCCGATTGGCTCCAGTGTGCTGCGATCGAGCAACCGAAGAATCGATTGAGTTTGCGTGATACAAGAGTTGTGCAAGCGATCGCGCTCAATCCAGCGATCGGACAAATTTTTGGTCAGTCAGGCTTGAGATCGGTTGCCACACCAACTTTGATTTTGACCAGCACCGATGACACGTTAGCACCTGCTTTTAGTCAACAACTCCAGCCGTTCTTACAGTTGCCGACTCCGAAGTATCTGTTAACCGCGATCGGGACAACTCATCTGAGCGTGAGCGATCCAGGAAATTTCACAGGTGCGATCGCACAAGGCACATTAGTGAAAGAGCGTAGGGGAGCAGAAGTTGAACCGCTGCGTCGATTGTTGCAAGGCGTAAGTTTGGCATTCATTCAGCAAACGACCTCTGAAGCGAAAACCTATCAGCCGTTTTTGACTCCGGAATATGCACGATCGCTCTCGAAACCTGATTTACCTTTGCGACTCAATACCGAACTGCCTGAGAATCTGACTCGCTGGCTAAGTTTGGCATCGATGTTCTGA
- a CDS encoding hypothetical protein (similar to AA sequence:cyanobase_aa:MAE47810) — protein MKPEVFDVVELLEDMPARNLKLGMQGTILEDYGTAYEVEFADDHGATIEMLALKPDQFVVVWRSVTQSWLPVSDQVAAIVEQLPDDRRKQVFEYARSLWSQNKLEKALQ, from the coding sequence ATGAAACCAGAAGTATTTGACGTGGTGGAGCTTCTTGAAGATATGCCAGCAAGAAATTTGAAATTGGGAATGCAGGGCACGATTCTAGAAGATTACGGAACGGCGTATGAAGTGGAGTTTGCGGATGATCATGGAGCCACAATTGAGATGTTGGCACTCAAGCCCGATCAATTTGTTGTAGTTTGGCGATCGGTAACTCAGTCTTGGCTTCCGGTGTCTGATCAAGTGGCTGCGATCGTGGAACAACTCCCAGATGATCGACGTAAGCAAGTTTTTGAATATGCACGATCGCTCTGGAGTCAAAACAAACTAGAGAAAGCTTTGCAATAA
- a CDS encoding hypothetical protein (similar to AA sequence:cyanobase_aa:Cyan7425_5275) has product MKLRDVVRQIEIDPRKLTNYALNLDSPKGADKAIVFRSALGFTRENYTLLMQQIVAMALDAEASVRELDEHGQRYRVDLEIIGVEGQREMVRTGWIVAEGSDIARLTTLYVP; this is encoded by the coding sequence ATGAAGCTTCGAGATGTCGTCAGGCAAATTGAAATCGATCCACGCAAACTGACAAATTATGCACTCAATTTAGACAGTCCCAAGGGAGCAGACAAAGCGATTGTCTTCCGCTCTGCACTTGGTTTTACAAGGGAGAACTACACACTTTTAATGCAGCAAATTGTTGCAATGGCATTGGACGCGGAGGCGAGTGTTAGAGAACTTGATGAACATGGACAGCGCTATCGTGTTGATTTAGAGATAATTGGAGTAGAAGGACAACGTGAGATGGTTCGTACGGGTTGGATTGTTGCAGAAGGAAGTGATATTGCTAGATTGACGACGCTATATGTACCGTAA
- a CDS encoding two-component sensor histidine kinase (similar to AA sequence:cyanobase_aa:cce_0164): MSIALDLSFDRDWCDRDPDCAYLSFYRMPAIDIIATSDFRLIVLSVLISFIGSYTALDIAEQVPITPTQQRQSWLIGSGIVLGLTIWAMHFTGMLAHSLPIPVGYDFWIILLSIAVSLSGAISGIWLIYQLDDVWWTIGGLCIGCTIIAMHYVSMAALQIAARQIYDLPLVLLSGSIAIMASWSAFWLLRFRDRMTTFAHCRKVIGSAGLMGVAVSGMHYTAMIATHIRVAAIAPPSIEPISSRVLAIVIGVAALLILTAALLASFFGRQLSAERARVEALQLAEAQLEELVRQRTQELELEKLASETANQAKSAFLSNTSHELRTPLTAIIGFSSVLLEQVFGALTPRQLDYVQRISVAGHQLLELINDLLDLAKIEAGREVLEIRSVSVEAVCETCISTLREQAKHRELEFSYSIDPEITTCTADDRRLIQILLNLLSNAIKFTESGSVTLTVRQVEDGIDFEVRDTGIGIAPADQEELFQPFQQLDQGLTRRYQGTGLGLALSQKLAQLQGGNITVKSTLGEGSCFTLHLPRGAGGVG; encoded by the coding sequence ATGTCGATCGCGCTTGATTTGTCATTCGATAGAGATTGGTGCGATCGAGATCCTGACTGCGCTTATTTATCTTTCTATAGAATGCCTGCTATTGACATCATTGCGACCTCAGACTTTCGCCTGATCGTTTTGTCGGTTCTCATTTCTTTTATTGGTTCTTACACGGCGCTTGATATTGCGGAACAAGTCCCGATTACCCCAACACAGCAGCGTCAATCCTGGCTGATTGGCAGTGGAATTGTCCTGGGATTAACAATCTGGGCAATGCACTTTACAGGAATGCTGGCGCACAGTTTACCGATTCCTGTTGGATATGATTTTTGGATTATTCTGCTCTCGATCGCAGTTTCGCTCAGTGGCGCGATCAGCGGGATTTGGCTGATTTATCAACTCGATGACGTGTGGTGGACGATTGGCGGACTTTGTATCGGCTGCACCATTATTGCAATGCACTACGTTTCGATGGCAGCACTGCAAATCGCAGCCCGTCAAATTTATGATCTGCCGCTCGTGTTGCTGTCCGGATCGATCGCGATCATGGCTTCGTGGAGTGCATTTTGGCTGTTACGATTTCGCGATCGCATGACGACTTTTGCTCACTGTCGGAAAGTCATCGGTAGTGCTGGACTGATGGGAGTTGCCGTTTCTGGAATGCACTACACGGCGATGATTGCAACTCATATTCGAGTGGCTGCGATCGCACCTCCGTCGATCGAGCCGATTTCGAGTCGAGTTTTAGCGATCGTCATCGGAGTTGCCGCATTGCTGATTTTGACAGCGGCGCTCCTTGCTTCATTTTTTGGACGGCAGTTGAGCGCGGAACGAGCCAGAGTCGAAGCCTTACAACTCGCAGAAGCCCAATTAGAAGAACTGGTGCGGCAACGAACTCAAGAATTAGAACTAGAGAAACTGGCATCGGAAACCGCCAATCAAGCAAAAAGTGCGTTTCTCTCCAACACGAGTCACGAACTGAGAACACCATTAACCGCGATTATCGGGTTTTCGAGTGTACTGCTGGAACAAGTCTTTGGAGCTTTAACGCCTCGACAACTTGACTATGTTCAAAGAATTTCTGTGGCAGGGCATCAACTTTTAGAACTAATCAATGATCTATTAGATTTAGCCAAAATTGAAGCGGGGCGGGAAGTTCTTGAAATTCGTTCGGTTTCGGTGGAAGCTGTTTGTGAAACCTGTATCTCTACGCTTCGAGAACAAGCAAAGCATCGAGAATTAGAGTTTTCTTACTCGATCGATCCTGAAATTACAACTTGTACCGCTGATGATCGACGATTAATTCAAATTTTGCTAAACCTACTCTCAAACGCAATCAAATTCACGGAATCAGGTTCAGTCACACTCACTGTTCGACAAGTTGAAGACGGAATCGATTTCGAGGTGCGGGATACGGGAATTGGAATTGCGCCAGCGGATCAGGAGGAGCTATTTCAACCGTTTCAGCAACTTGATCAAGGATTGACACGCAGATATCAAGGGACTGGATTAGGATTAGCGCTGTCGCAGAAGTTAGCTCAGCTTCAAGGGGGTAATATTACGGTGAAATCAACTCTGGGTGAGGGAAGTTGCTTTACGCTGCATTTGCCACGGGGCGCAGGTGGCGTGGGTTAG
- a CDS encoding hypothetical protein (conserved hypothetical protein;~similar to AA sequence:cyanobase_aa:LBDG_00940), whose protein sequence is MTNPNQGDQNDRTNYPAENQPNPNRYESGYTQGQTVERQRYESVQQVRDENNTANGFLIGILLSAVVLGGAAIAYFLTQRNQAPTIQRTIVVPSASPSPSPSPEVRERVIERDRIVPVPQPQQSSPTIIPAPTIKVEPPKPAPEASPTTPQTNSSTEQPRTTEPSPSPEATTSPTPSQQSTPPGQ, encoded by the coding sequence ATGACGAATCCGAATCAAGGCGATCAGAACGATCGCACAAATTATCCTGCCGAAAATCAACCGAATCCCAATCGCTATGAAAGCGGCTATACGCAGGGTCAAACGGTTGAGCGACAGCGTTATGAATCCGTTCAACAAGTCAGAGATGAGAACAATACGGCAAACGGTTTCTTGATTGGAATTCTCTTATCGGCAGTTGTTCTAGGGGGCGCTGCGATCGCGTATTTCCTGACACAACGTAATCAAGCGCCCACGATTCAACGTACGATCGTGGTTCCGAGTGCATCGCCTTCCCCATCGCCCTCGCCAGAAGTGAGAGAACGAGTGATCGAGCGCGATCGTATTGTTCCGGTTCCGCAACCTCAACAAAGTTCACCCACCATAATTCCGGCTCCCACGATCAAAGTCGAGCCACCAAAACCCGCTCCCGAAGCCTCTCCGACCACTCCCCAAACGAATTCTTCAACCGAGCAACCGAGAACCACAGAACCTTCTCCCTCACCAGAAGCAACCACTAGCCCCACTCCTTCACAACAATCAACGCCTCCGGGTCAATAG